The following is a genomic window from bacterium.
CAGAACGTTGCTGATTTCGTGGGGGATTCGCTCGGTTTGTCGCTGGAAGCCACGAAAACGAACGCCGACAAAATCATTTTTTGTGGTGTCCACTTTATGGCGGAATCCGCGAAGATTTTGAATCCGGCGAAGCGCGTATTTTTGCCGAATCTTTCCGCAGGATGTTCGCTGGCCGACTCCATTACACCTGAATCTCTTTTGGATTGGAAAGAGCGTTACCCGGATCACACCGTCGTTACGTATGTGAACTCCAGCGCGGAGGTGAAGGCGCTTTCCGATTATTGCTGTACTTCTGCTAATGCGATCTCTGTGGTGCGCCACATTCCGAACAACAAGATCCTGTTTACGCCGGACCGCAATCTGGGAAACTGGGTCAAACGCCATGTGCCGGAAAAAGAGATTGTGGTTTATGACGGGGTCTGCCCGACTCATGACGTTTTACGCGGCGCTAATGTGAAGAAAACACTGAGTGAGCATCCGGAAGCGATTGTTGTTGCGCATCCGGAATGTCGCGAAGACATTCTGGCGCTGGCGGACGAAATTTGCTCCACATCCGGCATGATGAACGTCGTTGAAAAATATCCTCACGCGCGCACATTCCTGATCGCTACAGAAAACGGAATTATCCATCAGTTGAAGCAAAGGTATCCCGACCGTGAATTCATTGTTGCGGATGGGTGCATTGGGTGCCGACTTCACTGCCCGTATATGAAGATGATCAACCTGCCTGCAGTTCTCCGTTCGCTGGAAGAACAAGTATTCGAAATTAAAGTTGATGCCGATGTTGTCCAGGGCGCTTTGCTTGCCCTGCAACGAATGATGAGCGTCCCGCGGGATAATTAAGAATTACTTTGCTCCTACTCCTCTGCAGTGTTAGTTCATGAGGCGCCATCTGTACGTCCTGCTTTCTTTCCAGGCGCCATCGGCATAGACAAACGATTTCGTTTGCCGTTCTTTTGCCGTCTCCAGAGTTTCATGCCGCGATTTATATGAAGAACCGTCAGGATCGAAGAACGTCTGTTCTACTTCGAACTTCCCCTTGGAAATATCGACTGGTTTCACCTCACCAAACCCCAACGTGCCATCGCTTCCCCACTGATAGACCAGGACCTTCTTCTCTCCGGGATGCCAGAATTCCCGATACTCCCATAAGGTTCCGGATTCCTGATTGTTTCTTATTGCAAATAGTCGGAATCTGATACTTTTCTTTCCGGCGCCCCATGTGTATTCCATTCCATAAGAATCGACCGGCTCTTTTTCACTCTTGTGCTGTGAATTGTCTGCAATCCATTTACCCATGCCCTGTGTCTCCACTGACATTTTCTCTTCGAACCAGGCAGGAATCGCTTCTCCGGACTCGCCAGAGACGAGGTCCAGGAATAAAATCGATTGAAGCAAAAGCACGAGACAAACGCCGATGATTTTGCTATTCAGGATGTTGCTCATCTTTGAAATCCTCCAAATGCCAAGATAAATGAATGTTCATTGCTCGGCTTGTATAAAATTCCTACGGACGCTGCATGTTAATCCGAAATCCACCCGGGAAAAAGTCCTTTTACCTGAAGGTATTGGCCCGGAGTATACCCTGAGAATTCTTCAAATTCCTTGATGAAATGTGCCTGATCGAAGTAGTAGCAATAAACCGCCACAGACGTCAGATCTTTATGATTGTTTGTTGCAATGGTGCGAAGAGCCAGTTGAAACCTGCAAATCCGGGAAAAAAGCTTAGGCGTAGTCCCTACAATCGATTCGAAATGACTGATAAACCGTTTGTGGCTCATTCCCATAGCATTTGCAAGAGCCCGGATATTCGGCGCAGGGTTCGACATTGAGATCATTTGCAGTGCATTTTGTATTACAGGCTGATGCGCTGCCTGCAGGTTGCGGAGAAGAAGATTTTCCATAATATGGAACTTTTCTTCGTCAGATTTGGATTCAAGTAAAGCCTCACGAGCGGTTGTTGCGGAACATCCCCAAATTAAATCAAGATCTACTGAAGATTCTTTTAGTTCGGACATCGAAAATCCAAAGAATGGATATGCGCCACCCGGTTTGAATTCCACACCGATCATGCTCAAAAGGGGTGGGGTCTCGATTCGGACGTACTTCGACTGCAGCCCGCTGATCCAGAAACGTTTTAACGTTTGATCCTTTGCATCAGGACATAACACTTTTTCCGGCTCCTCCCCAAGATTGATCACAAGGTCCATCGATCCATTTGGCAAAAAACGTTCCACAGTTCTACCCCGTGTACCGCATGGTTTGGCGTACCAGATGTGATTGACGAATTGAGAAAGAGGCTTCTCCGGTGTGTAAAGGAGGAGATGGCCATTCAAAAAAGTTCTTATTTTACCGGAGGGGACCATGAAAACAGGATACAGGCAGAACAGGATGGCTTACCAACATTTCAGTGATCAATGAAAGCCGGCCGGTCATGAACAGGACTTATCCGGGGTTCAATCGTAAGGGAAAATTTTACAATCCCCGTGCTGCATTGGAGCTTTATCCTGAAAATCGCAAGGAGAGAATACGGGATGTTTACAATCAAAATGGCCGCGGCTTTGGTAGTTTTCTTTTTATTGGAATTCTTTTCGTTTGCAGCAACCCCATCCGATATATCTTCGGATTTGACATATGAGTCCCGGTATCTGGAGGTATTCGGTTCGAGGATACATTATGTGGAATCCGGCCAGGGAGATCCGATTCTTTTGCTCCACGGAAATCCCACATGGTCTTACATCTGGCGGAATATCATGCCTTCTCTTTCGACGAAGGGTCGCGTGGTGGCTGTCGATTTAATCGGGTTTGGAAAATCAGACAAGCCTGATCTCGAATACAGGTTTGAAGATCACTCAAGATATCTGGAAGAGTTCATCAAAAGAATGGAATTGAAGAATATCACACTGGTGCTTCATGATTGGGGTTCGGCACTTGGTTTTCATTACGCGCGGAGACACGGGGCAAATGTGCGGGGGCTGGTCTTCTTTGAAGCCTTGCTGCTTCCACTTCCGAGTCTGGAATTATGGCCCAAGGATGCAAGGGAACTATTTGAAGCTTTTCGTACTCCTGATCTCGGCTGGGATTTGGTGGTTCGCAAAAATGTGTTCATTGAAAAGAGACTCCAGGAAGGGATCTTACGAAAGCTGACTGATCAGGAGATGAATCAATATCGAAATCCTTTCAAGGATCCGGAAAGCAGGAAACCGATTTGGCGTTTTCCAAATGAACTGCCGATCGATGGTCAACCCGCGGCCGTCTCAAGAATACAGGAAGCGTATTTGGCATGGCTTCAAACAACAAAATTGCCCAAGCTGTTGTTATTTGCATCACCAGGTAGTCTGATTCCTTTTGAGACGGTGGAATGGGCGCGAGCTCATTTGAAGAATTTAACTTCCGTGTATGTCGGGAAAGGGATTCATAATCTTCAGGAAGATCTTTCGGTTGAAATTGGTGGATCGATTGCGGCCTGGATGGATCGTAATCTGAAGCTGTCCTGGCCTAATGCGCCCGGCATTCTGTATGTAACCAATCAATCAACACTGCATCTGAACTGTACAGG
Proteins encoded in this region:
- the nadA gene encoding quinolinate synthase NadA translates to MQSIKSIPTLNEEIRKLAKAKNAIILAHNYQLPEVQNVADFVGDSLGLSLEATKTNADKIIFCGVHFMAESAKILNPAKRVFLPNLSAGCSLADSITPESLLDWKERYPDHTVVTYVNSSAEVKALSDYCCTSANAISVVRHIPNNKILFTPDRNLGNWVKRHVPEKEIVVYDGVCPTHDVLRGANVKKTLSEHPEAIVVAHPECREDILALADEICSTSGMMNVVEKYPHARTFLIATENGIIHQLKQRYPDREFIVADGCIGCRLHCPYMKMINLPAVLRSLEEQVFEIKVDADVVQGALLALQRMMSVPRDN
- a CDS encoding helix-turn-helix domain-containing protein, with translation MERFLPNGSMDLVINLGEEPEKVLCPDAKDQTLKRFWISGLQSKYVRIETPPLLSMIGVEFKPGGAYPFFGFSMSELKESSVDLDLIWGCSATTAREALLESKSDEEKFHIMENLLLRNLQAAHQPVIQNALQMISMSNPAPNIRALANAMGMSHKRFISHFESIVGTTPKLFSRICRFQLALRTIATNNHKDLTSVAVYCYYFDQAHFIKEFEEFSGYTPGQYLQVKGLFPGWISD